A DNA window from Paenibacillus andongensis contains the following coding sequences:
- the fliG gene encoding flagellar motor switch protein FliG, giving the protein MAKAALQGLTGRQKAAILLISLGPEVSAQIFKHLREEEIEQLTLEIANVRKVDSYEKEAILSEFHQICLAQEFISQGGISYAKDILEKALGSQKALDIINRLTATLQVRPFDFARKADPAQILNFIQNENSQTIALVLSYLQADQASIILSSLPQEKQADVAKRIALMDSTSPEVISQVERVLEQKLSSTVTQDYTNAGGIASIVQILNGVDRGTERTILDSLEIQDPELAEEIKKRMFVFEDIVNIDNRSIQRIIRDIENADLQLALKVASEEVRDALFKNMSKRMADTFKEEMEFMGPVRLRDVEEAQTRIVATIRRLEESGEIIIARGGGDDIIV; this is encoded by the coding sequence ATGGCTAAAGCTGCTCTGCAAGGGTTAACAGGACGACAAAAGGCAGCCATTCTTTTGATCAGTTTAGGCCCTGAGGTGTCTGCTCAAATATTTAAACACTTGAGAGAAGAAGAGATTGAGCAATTAACGTTAGAAATTGCGAATGTTAGAAAAGTAGATTCTTATGAAAAAGAAGCTATTTTATCTGAATTTCATCAGATATGCTTAGCCCAAGAATTTATTTCTCAAGGTGGTATTTCATACGCCAAGGATATTTTGGAAAAGGCGTTGGGATCTCAAAAAGCGCTTGACATCATCAATCGTTTGACAGCCACTCTGCAAGTGAGACCTTTCGATTTTGCAAGAAAAGCAGATCCTGCGCAAATTCTAAACTTCATTCAAAATGAGAATTCACAGACAATCGCTTTAGTTTTGTCTTATTTGCAGGCAGATCAAGCTTCAATCATCTTGTCTTCATTACCACAGGAAAAGCAAGCTGATGTTGCTAAGCGTATTGCACTCATGGATAGCACCTCTCCTGAAGTCATTAGTCAGGTAGAACGCGTCCTTGAACAAAAGCTATCTTCAACGGTAACTCAGGATTACACAAATGCAGGTGGTATTGCTTCCATCGTTCAAATTCTGAATGGTGTCGATCGGGGTACAGAGCGAACCATTCTTGATTCCCTTGAAATTCAGGATCCGGAACTTGCGGAAGAAATTAAGAAGCGGATGTTTGTCTTCGAAGATATTGTCAATATCGACAATCGTTCCATTCAGCGAATTATTCGCGACATTGAGAATGCGGATTTACAACTTGCTCTTAAAGTTGCAAGCGAAGAAGTTCGCGATGCCTTGTTCAAGAATATGTCCAAACGTATGGCGGATACCTTTAAGGAAGAAATGGAATTTATGGGACCTGTGCGTTTACGTGATGTTGAAGAAGCTCAGACCCGGATTGTTGCAACGATTCGCCGCTTAGAAGAATCTGGCGAAATCATCATCGCACGTGGTGGAGGAGATGATATTATTGTCTAA
- a CDS encoding FliH/SctL family protein, with translation MILLSNVIKSFAYFPLDDKKLVETISPLELLRAGMLTDEANQLTPEQQQELTEATSMKEQILQDAEAFAHEQIDQAMRECAALKEQTHAEITSWWESRRAEDEEHIALSRQSGFDEGYEQGIAQAEANLRQEYGEMLTEARTILEQAYKLKQQIIQESEPFLIELSTSIAEKVIGRQLTLNPEWVIDLIQMVLSRRREKGIIALCVAPSQFAYIQDAREELLTSIDSQAELQIIPDSTVQDRGCVIRSSFGSIDARIDTQLKEIKSALRQLATQSEVSES, from the coding sequence ATGATATTATTGTCTAATGTCATTAAATCATTCGCTTATTTTCCATTAGATGATAAGAAATTAGTAGAAACGATATCTCCTCTTGAATTATTACGCGCTGGTATGTTAACGGATGAAGCCAATCAATTGACTCCTGAACAGCAGCAGGAACTAACAGAAGCTACAAGTATGAAGGAGCAGATCCTACAAGACGCTGAAGCTTTTGCCCATGAACAAATCGATCAGGCGATGCGAGAGTGTGCAGCGCTTAAAGAACAAACGCATGCAGAAATCACGAGTTGGTGGGAGAGTCGCCGTGCTGAGGATGAAGAGCACATTGCGCTATCCAGGCAATCAGGATTCGATGAGGGCTATGAACAAGGGATTGCTCAAGCCGAAGCTAATCTCCGACAAGAATACGGTGAGATGTTAACAGAGGCTCGAACCATTTTAGAACAAGCCTACAAGCTTAAGCAGCAAATTATTCAAGAATCTGAACCATTCTTAATTGAGCTTAGTACTTCCATTGCTGAGAAAGTAATTGGACGTCAGTTAACTTTGAATCCAGAATGGGTCATTGATTTAATTCAGATGGTACTTTCACGTAGACGAGAAAAAGGAATTATCGCGCTTTGTGTAGCACCTTCACAGTTTGCATATATCCAAGATGCACGCGAAGAGTTACTAACTTCCATTGATTCACAAGCGGAATTGCAAATTATTCCAGACTCTACCGTACAAGACCGTGGATGTGTGATACGTTCCTCATTTGGAAGCATTGATGCCAGAATTGATACTCAGTTAAAAGAGATTAAGTCTGCGTTAAGACAATTGGCAACTCAAAGTGAGGTATCCGAGTCATGA
- the fliI gene encoding flagellar protein export ATPase FliI, with amino-acid sequence MSSKQPNADKYKEHLHSIDPIRVNGKVTQVIGLTVESEGPDVSIGDLCYIYPHKSNKPLKAEVVGFRSNKVILMPLGDLDAIGPGCDVVGTGKPLTVQVGHELLGKVLDGLGQPLDGSFLPSRMAQYSTNNVPGNPLTRPRVLNPISVGVRCIDGLLTIGKGQRVGIFAGSGVGKSTLMGMIARNTSADVNVIALIGERGREVLDFIERDLGPEGLARSVVIVATSDQPALIRIKGAMIATSIAEYFRDRGLNVMMMMDSVTRFAMAQREVGLAVGEPPATRGYTPSVFAMLPRLLERSGTGPKGSITAFYTVLVDGDDMNEPIADAVRGILDGHIVLNRNIANKGHYPAIDVLSSVSRVMKEIVPTEHMEAADQLKRLLSIYKDSEDLINIGAYQKGSNPNIDIAMDNIEAIWDFTKQKTSEKLTFEEAQERLIHEFYKG; translated from the coding sequence ATGAGCAGCAAGCAGCCTAATGCTGATAAATACAAGGAGCATCTACATTCGATTGATCCGATCCGAGTTAACGGTAAAGTGACGCAAGTGATAGGTCTGACAGTTGAGTCAGAAGGTCCTGATGTGAGCATTGGCGATCTTTGCTATATCTATCCGCACAAGTCTAACAAGCCGTTAAAGGCTGAGGTCGTTGGATTTCGCAGCAATAAAGTAATTCTGATGCCACTCGGTGATTTGGATGCAATAGGTCCTGGATGCGATGTCGTAGGTACAGGCAAGCCGCTTACTGTTCAAGTTGGCCATGAGCTGCTTGGTAAGGTTTTAGATGGTTTGGGTCAACCCTTAGATGGTTCATTCTTACCCTCTAGAATGGCACAATATTCTACGAATAATGTACCCGGAAACCCGCTAACACGTCCGCGCGTTCTGAATCCAATTTCGGTTGGTGTTCGCTGCATTGATGGCCTATTAACGATTGGTAAGGGTCAGCGTGTCGGTATTTTCGCTGGTTCTGGTGTAGGTAAAAGTACTTTAATGGGTATGATTGCTCGTAATACATCCGCTGATGTTAATGTCATTGCTCTTATTGGTGAGCGTGGTAGAGAAGTTCTAGACTTTATCGAAAGAGATTTAGGTCCTGAAGGACTTGCTAGATCCGTTGTGATTGTTGCAACCTCGGATCAACCTGCTTTGATTCGAATCAAAGGTGCGATGATCGCTACTAGTATTGCCGAGTATTTCCGAGATCGCGGCTTAAATGTCATGATGATGATGGATTCAGTCACTCGTTTTGCAATGGCTCAGCGTGAGGTCGGACTTGCTGTTGGAGAACCTCCAGCTACACGTGGTTATACGCCTTCGGTTTTTGCCATGCTGCCAAGGCTTCTAGAACGTTCAGGTACGGGACCAAAGGGCTCCATTACCGCTTTTTATACCGTGCTTGTAGACGGGGATGACATGAATGAACCTATCGCTGATGCAGTACGAGGTATTCTGGACGGACATATTGTCCTGAATCGCAACATTGCTAATAAGGGTCATTACCCAGCCATCGATGTTTTATCCAGCGTAAGCCGAGTCATGAAAGAAATTGTTCCTACAGAACACATGGAAGCAGCGGATCAATTGAAGCGACTTCTTTCTATATATAAAGATTCGGAAGATCTTATCAATATAGGGGCATACCAAAAAGGTTCTAACCCAAATATTGATATCGCTATGGATAATATCGAGGCTATATGGGATTTCACGAAGCAAAAAACTTCTGAGAAGTTAACGTTTGAAGAAGCTCAAGAACGTTTGATTCATGAATTTTATAAGGGATGA
- the fliJ gene encoding flagellar export protein FliJ: protein MNFRYSFQQIVDLKNNERTQAEWILSEAMGQLRNEETSLHGLFEQKDSLHNEMANVSSGSVSISKMLLMQNYMNHVDQQIARKYLDVQQAQHVVLKKQEHLSERMIDEKVWSKAREKAYNQFQSFVAKKEQEALDEMATNRFRRLTY from the coding sequence ATGAATTTTCGTTATTCTTTCCAGCAAATTGTCGATTTGAAAAACAATGAACGAACACAGGCAGAGTGGATACTGTCTGAGGCAATGGGGCAGCTAAGGAACGAAGAAACGAGCTTGCATGGATTGTTTGAGCAAAAAGATAGCCTTCATAACGAAATGGCAAATGTATCTAGCGGTTCGGTATCTATTTCCAAGATGCTGTTAATGCAAAATTACATGAACCATGTTGATCAACAGATCGCCCGCAAATATCTGGATGTGCAGCAAGCACAGCATGTCGTGCTCAAAAAGCAGGAACATCTTTCGGAAAGAATGATTGATGAGAAAGTATGGTCAAAGGCAAGAGAGAAGGCTTATAACCAATTTCAATCCTTTGTCGCTAAAAAAGAGCAAGAAGCTCTAGATGAAATGGCCACCAACCGTTTCAGGCGACTAACGTATTGA
- a CDS encoding MotE family protein: MADTSIEGASYSALERFLIWFVIPFVFTAVLLFVLLSIFDYDIKSSIQKVLHNTPVIGAIVPAPKEKAVVTSDGKAPTSEQSIKIKDEEITKLNARIAELQTALQKADSTTEQKDTSLKDAQAKLTDLEEKLKSKTQTEEEYNNQITQLANMYAKMNPSKAAPIIEALTPKEMVLVFSMMKADSRGAILEKMTPAKAAEASIGVKDVVPVRDKEIAALQERLATNGATKTVTFVSKTDLGQTFANMTPKSASNVLLEMNKSNPDKVLAILSGMDNASRSKVMSSLSDANKEIAASISAKLVQ; encoded by the coding sequence ATGGCCGATACAAGCATAGAGGGTGCATCTTATAGTGCACTGGAACGATTTCTGATATGGTTTGTCATCCCCTTTGTGTTTACGGCAGTTTTGCTCTTCGTGCTGTTGTCAATTTTTGATTATGATATTAAGAGCAGTATACAGAAGGTGCTGCACAATACACCGGTCATTGGGGCAATCGTCCCTGCTCCCAAAGAAAAAGCAGTAGTGACGAGTGATGGTAAAGCACCGACTTCTGAGCAAAGCATCAAGATTAAAGATGAAGAGATTACGAAGCTAAACGCAAGAATTGCTGAACTTCAAACAGCTTTGCAGAAAGCTGATTCGACAACCGAGCAGAAGGATACTTCATTGAAAGATGCTCAGGCGAAGTTAACTGATTTGGAAGAGAAGCTGAAAAGTAAAACTCAAACCGAAGAAGAATATAACAATCAAATTACTCAACTTGCGAATATGTACGCAAAAATGAATCCTAGTAAAGCTGCCCCTATCATTGAAGCATTGACACCAAAAGAAATGGTTCTTGTGTTTTCTATGATGAAAGCAGATAGTCGCGGAGCTATTCTTGAAAAAATGACCCCTGCTAAAGCGGCGGAGGCTTCTATTGGAGTTAAAGATGTTGTTCCTGTTCGTGATAAAGAAATTGCTGCCTTGCAAGAGAGATTGGCAACGAATGGAGCGACGAAAACTGTAACTTTCGTAAGTAAAACAGATTTAGGGCAAACTTTTGCCAACATGACACCGAAAAGCGCTTCCAACGTCCTGCTGGAAATGAATAAATCTAACCCTGATAAAGTGTTAGCAATTCTCAGCGGGATGGATAACGCTTCTCGTTCTAAAGTAATGTCTTCATTGTCAGACGCAAATAAAGAAATCGCTGCTTCAATTTCAGCTAAACTTGTTCAGTAA
- a CDS encoding flagellar hook-length control protein FliK yields the protein MDVQMPTVPTGNNAASSATGKASTTETATKDTSFNQVLDGQIVQESASGDANASDPALSLNMLLQMLQSLVMPLQGAAVQQVEQGTEDQPLPEMLLEAMNSNPKLAEQLLQGQNVKKWFEDAEQLLSTLGDAQSNAAFTLPNGLNHQPADTLNLQAQNTLLTLTTLTKQQPDNPILKFLNQDLLNTIEPLLPELMATLKGPASITDAATKAPKATEGLVEVSKSDTTSVNRANHVKKASKPGVEQKIDGDSFTLMQPTKSKLELLAMKNVLHAPVVESTTASEESFVALVDLPTEDAPTTNSIVTIGDLQKAQQAIPIDKVATTTINAANFTEEMTEHVLKNMKITMAGGFSEAKLSLFPKNLGHIDVRISMQDGQLVAQFAADSLAGKQMLESQLPQLRQALQTQGLQVEKLEVTQNQNMQSSMFQDQRQQQPFSQSQHQNKNRSSDYEGDSLDFGQEIENVAQVRTAVNGNSFDVIA from the coding sequence ATGGACGTTCAAATGCCAACAGTACCTACTGGAAACAATGCGGCTTCATCAGCAACAGGTAAAGCAAGTACGACTGAAACGGCTACCAAAGATACTTCTTTTAATCAAGTCTTAGATGGTCAAATTGTACAAGAGAGTGCTTCTGGTGATGCCAATGCATCTGATCCAGCTCTTTCTTTGAACATGCTGCTTCAAATGCTTCAAAGCTTGGTAATGCCCCTTCAAGGTGCCGCTGTACAGCAGGTTGAACAAGGAACGGAAGATCAACCTCTACCAGAAATGCTTTTGGAGGCAATGAACAGTAATCCTAAGCTAGCTGAACAATTATTACAAGGCCAGAACGTAAAGAAGTGGTTCGAAGATGCTGAGCAGTTGTTAAGTACACTTGGCGATGCACAATCTAACGCAGCTTTCACTCTACCGAATGGATTGAATCATCAGCCAGCAGATACTTTAAACTTGCAGGCCCAGAATACTTTGCTTACATTGACAACTTTGACTAAACAGCAGCCTGACAATCCTATTTTGAAGTTTTTGAACCAAGACTTACTTAACACGATTGAGCCTTTGCTTCCAGAGTTAATGGCGACATTGAAAGGACCAGCTTCAATAACAGATGCAGCAACAAAAGCACCCAAAGCTACTGAAGGTTTGGTAGAAGTAAGTAAGAGTGATACAACATCTGTTAACAGAGCTAATCATGTTAAAAAGGCAAGTAAGCCAGGTGTTGAGCAGAAGATTGATGGTGATTCATTTACACTCATGCAACCTACAAAGTCCAAGCTTGAGCTTTTAGCAATGAAAAATGTACTTCACGCACCAGTTGTAGAGTCTACTACAGCGTCCGAAGAATCATTTGTAGCCTTGGTTGATTTGCCGACTGAAGATGCTCCAACAACGAATTCCATCGTTACGATCGGTGATCTGCAGAAAGCGCAACAAGCTATTCCAATTGATAAAGTGGCAACAACCACAATTAATGCGGCGAATTTTACTGAAGAAATGACAGAGCATGTATTGAAGAACATGAAGATAACGATGGCTGGCGGTTTTTCTGAAGCTAAACTATCTTTATTCCCTAAAAATCTCGGTCATATTGATGTAAGAATTTCGATGCAGGATGGTCAACTGGTAGCTCAATTTGCAGCTGATTCCTTAGCAGGTAAGCAGATGTTGGAAAGTCAGCTTCCGCAGTTAAGGCAAGCACTTCAAACACAAGGTTTGCAAGTTGAGAAGCTTGAGGTCACTCAAAACCAAAACATGCAATCCAGTATGTTCCAAGATCAACGTCAACAGCAACCGTTTAGTCAATCACAGCATCAAAATAAAAATCGTTCAAGTGACTATGAAGGCGATTCTCTTGATTTTGGCCAAGAAATTGAGAATGTTGCACAAGTTCGAACAGCAGTTAACGGAAATTCATTCGATGTTATTGCTTAA
- a CDS encoding flagellar hook capping FlgD N-terminal domain-containing protein, with the protein MATSPISGNVSDLINSGNKAKSKDNDNKTLGKDDFLKILITQLQNQDPTQPLQDKEFIAQMAQFTSVEQLTNMAGEMKLMRQSLGFVSGLIGKSITWTEIDSSGASVEKSGVVDSISFKDGNQFANVKGVEISLDKLKKIENASETK; encoded by the coding sequence GTGGCTACAAGCCCGATATCAGGTAATGTTTCGGATTTGATCAATTCCGGAAATAAAGCAAAATCGAAAGATAATGACAACAAAACGTTAGGCAAGGATGATTTCCTTAAAATCTTGATTACTCAACTTCAAAATCAAGATCCGACGCAACCTTTACAAGATAAAGAGTTTATTGCACAAATGGCGCAATTCACATCCGTAGAGCAACTGACCAATATGGCTGGTGAAATGAAATTAATGCGTCAATCTCTTGGTTTTGTTTCGGGATTAATCGGTAAATCAATCACATGGACGGAGATTGACTCTTCAGGAGCATCGGTTGAAAAGTCTGGTGTTGTTGATTCCATCTCATTTAAAGACGGAAATCAATTCGCGAATGTGAAGGGAGTGGAAATTTCTCTGGACAAGCTCAAGAAAATTGAGAATGCCAGCGAAACCAAATGA
- a CDS encoding TIGR02530 family flagellar biosynthesis protein: MTERISLGQLYPNAVSPASTRRTPVQQPVTQSGNPTFQKLLQEQLVRFSHHAEVRLKERGIQLKPEQLDKLSTAIDKVAAKGAKDALMILGGNALIVNVPNRTVVTALDGNAMNEHVFTQIDSAIIIS; the protein is encoded by the coding sequence ATGACAGAGAGAATATCCTTAGGGCAGCTTTATCCTAATGCGGTTTCTCCAGCGTCTACGAGACGAACACCTGTACAGCAGCCGGTCACCCAATCCGGTAATCCTACTTTTCAGAAACTTCTTCAGGAGCAACTTGTTCGTTTCAGTCATCATGCAGAGGTTAGACTGAAAGAGAGAGGCATTCAACTAAAGCCCGAGCAATTGGATAAGCTTAGTACAGCCATCGATAAGGTAGCCGCAAAAGGTGCTAAGGATGCACTTATGATTTTAGGTGGAAATGCTTTAATTGTTAATGTTCCCAACCGAACTGTTGTGACGGCGCTTGATGGAAACGCGATGAATGAACATGTATTTACGCAAATAGACAGTGCCATTATTATTTCTTAA
- the flgG gene encoding flagellar basal body rod protein FlgG, giving the protein MLRSLYSGVSGMRGFQTKLDVIGNNIANVNTIGFKGSRVMFKDILSQTVAGVSAADENRGGVNAQQVGLGVSLAAIDTVHTAGSAMTTNVTTDLRINGDGFFAVGTTEQVDAPYLTRSGNFTLDANRNLVNAEGLHVMGAGGAGPIVIPDDIVSFSIAQNGDIIGVNNTGATVTTGQKVGVVKVINPSGLEKIGGNLYRMTANANPEGAIEVGAAGNPETGTGTLISGQLEMSNVDLTGEFTEMIIAQRGFQANSRIITTSDEVLQEVVNLKH; this is encoded by the coding sequence ATGTTAAGATCTTTGTACTCAGGCGTTTCAGGTATGCGTGGTTTTCAAACGAAATTGGATGTTATTGGTAATAATATCGCAAACGTAAATACCATCGGATTCAAAGGCAGCCGTGTTATGTTTAAAGATATTCTCAGTCAAACCGTTGCTGGTGTTAGTGCTGCCGATGAGAACCGCGGTGGTGTGAATGCTCAGCAAGTGGGATTAGGTGTTAGTTTGGCTGCCATAGATACTGTACATACAGCTGGAAGTGCAATGACAACGAATGTCACCACTGATTTGCGTATTAACGGCGACGGATTCTTTGCTGTAGGGACAACCGAGCAGGTTGACGCACCATACTTGACAAGATCAGGTAACTTTACTTTAGATGCTAACAGAAATCTTGTTAATGCTGAAGGACTTCATGTTATGGGTGCTGGTGGTGCTGGACCGATTGTCATTCCTGATGATATTGTATCATTCTCGATTGCACAAAACGGAGATATCATTGGTGTCAACAATACAGGAGCAACGGTTACTACAGGTCAGAAAGTTGGCGTCGTTAAAGTCATTAACCCTTCAGGTCTTGAGAAAATTGGCGGGAATTTGTATCGAATGACAGCTAATGCGAACCCAGAGGGTGCAATTGAAGTTGGTGCAGCCGGTAATCCAGAAACGGGAACAGGGACACTGATCTCAGGACAATTGGAAATGTCAAACGTAGACTTAACAGGTGAGTTCACCGAAATGATTATCGCTCAACGTGGTTTCCAAGCGAATTCTCGGATTATCACGACTTCCGATGAAGTACTTCAAGAAGTCGTAAATCTCAAACATTAA
- a CDS encoding flagellar FlbD family protein has protein sequence MISLTRLNGKAIILNALLIEFIEETPDTMITLTTGKKITVLEKAEVVVSLVRTYMQEIGSVRATIKSRDAEGS, from the coding sequence ATGATTTCTCTCACTCGTTTAAACGGGAAAGCGATTATCCTGAATGCCTTGCTTATCGAATTTATTGAAGAGACGCCAGACACAATGATCACATTAACGACAGGAAAGAAAATCACAGTACTCGAAAAGGCAGAGGTTGTGGTAAGCTTAGTGCGGACCTACATGCAGGAGATTGGCTCAGTACGAGCGACAATAAAGTCCAGGGATGCGGAGGGTTCGTAA
- a CDS encoding flagellar basal body-associated FliL family protein: protein MFKNKIFILIVSILIAITLILTAAFVLWNFMEKNNQSKDPAVQAQEAVASVKPTKAPSAEAVKANTAIIKDILTNLSGSQNFIKISFAFELENSKTKTEFDSLLESAVKGTIVQALGDLTKEQIEGSKGSDGLTSTLMNKLNPLLHEGKIKQIWITDKVLQ from the coding sequence GTGTTTAAGAACAAAATTTTCATACTCATTGTCTCTATTCTAATTGCAATTACTCTGATTTTGACGGCTGCCTTTGTTTTGTGGAACTTTATGGAGAAAAATAATCAATCCAAAGACCCGGCGGTACAAGCTCAGGAAGCTGTTGCAAGCGTGAAGCCGACGAAAGCGCCATCTGCTGAGGCTGTAAAGGCAAACACAGCTATCATTAAAGATATTTTGACTAACTTATCTGGAAGTCAGAATTTCATTAAAATCAGTTTCGCTTTTGAGTTAGAGAACTCGAAAACGAAAACGGAATTTGATAGTCTACTTGAATCTGCTGTTAAAGGCACAATTGTACAAGCATTAGGGGATTTGACAAAGGAACAAATTGAAGGTAGTAAAGGTTCTGATGGTTTAACTTCTACGTTAATGAACAAACTTAACCCCTTGCTGCATGAGGGTAAAATCAAGCAAATATGGATAACCGATAAAGTACTTCAATAA
- the fliM gene encoding flagellar motor switch protein FliM, which yields MVDVLSQNEIDALLAALSSGEMDADELKKEETQKKVRAYDFKRAVRFSKDHIRSLTRIHENFARFLTTYFSAQLRTFVQISVVQVEQLPYDEFIRSIPKMTILNIFEAEPLEGRMVLEVHPNVAFAMLDRLLGGAGTSPTKINALTEIETIVMERIFSRAFDSLQEAWKTVIDIQPRLEALETNPQFMQIVSPNETIALISLSTKIGDTTGMINLCIPHVVIEPIMPRLSVHHWFVSQKKTRAPEEVEALQSRLEKTKLPLIAELGSSEISIRDFLGLTAGDVIPLHKSVEDSLQVKVGEKLKYLGSPGTLKGKMAVQITEIVNEGEEDYDE from the coding sequence ATGGTTGATGTTCTGTCGCAAAATGAGATCGATGCCTTGCTAGCTGCTCTGTCCTCAGGCGAAATGGATGCGGACGAACTTAAAAAAGAGGAAACGCAGAAGAAGGTAAGGGCCTATGACTTTAAGAGAGCCGTACGTTTCTCAAAGGATCATATTCGTAGCTTAACCCGGATTCACGAAAACTTTGCACGATTTTTAACAACGTATTTTTCGGCTCAACTCCGTACGTTCGTACAGATCAGTGTTGTCCAGGTTGAACAACTCCCTTACGACGAATTTATTCGTTCGATCCCGAAAATGACCATTTTGAACATCTTTGAAGCGGAGCCTTTAGAGGGTCGAATGGTGCTTGAGGTTCATCCCAATGTCGCATTTGCTATGTTGGACCGTTTGTTGGGCGGTGCAGGTACGAGCCCAACCAAAATTAATGCTTTAACTGAGATTGAAACGATTGTGATGGAACGTATTTTTAGCAGAGCATTCGATAGTTTACAAGAGGCGTGGAAGACTGTCATTGATATTCAACCTCGTTTAGAGGCCCTTGAAACAAATCCGCAGTTCATGCAGATTGTTTCACCTAATGAAACCATTGCACTTATTTCACTTAGCACCAAAATCGGTGATACTACAGGGATGATCAACTTGTGTATCCCTCATGTGGTCATTGAACCCATCATGCCTCGACTTTCTGTGCATCATTGGTTTGTCTCCCAGAAGAAGACGAGAGCACCTGAAGAAGTGGAAGCACTTCAATCGCGCTTGGAAAAAACCAAGCTGCCACTCATTGCAGAATTGGGGTCGTCCGAAATTTCCATACGTGATTTCCTTGGCTTAACGGCTGGCGATGTAATCCCGCTGCATAAATCCGTCGAAGATTCGCTTCAAGTCAAAGTGGGCGAGAAGCTGAAATATCTCGGAAGCCCCGGTACCTTAAAAGGGAAGATGGCTGTACAAATTACAGAAATCGTAAACGAAGGAGAAGAAGATTATGACGAATAA